TTGCCGCTTAATAGCGCTGGGCTGTTTGATTATTTGGCTCATTTGCCTGAGCCGACTTTACCAACTTCGGAAGCGAAAGAGAAAACGCACAAGCCGGTCGATAAGACTCCGGCGGATGAGAATCTGGAACCGGATTACTGGCAGGGCGCCAATCTGGTCAGCAAGGCGTCCGGGAATCTGGTTCACAACGTTCTTGAACAGTGGGCGCGGATCGGCATAGAAACGGTTGCCGATAATTTCCTGCAGGCCCAGCAGGCGTTTTACCTGCGCTGGCTGCAACAGCAGGGATTAAACGCTTCTCAGGTGGACAAGGCGTGGGATAAGGTGCAACGCTGTCTGCATAACGCTTATCAGAATCCGCAGGTGCGCTGGGCGCTGTCGCGCAGTCAGCCGCAGGCGATGAGCGAGTATGAGTTGCAGTCGATCAATGCCCAGGGCGAAATTGAGCTGCATATTATCGACCGTACACTGGTCGATCAAGACGGTGTGCGCTGGATTATCGATTACAAGACCAGCGCCTGCGATGATTGTGATCAGCCGCAGAAACGTAACGCCTTTATTCAGCAGCAGAGCGAATACTACCGTTCGCAGCTGAATCGTTACGCAGAACTTTTCTCGGCTCAAGAATCCAGACCGCAAAAGCTTGTACTCTATCTGGCAGAGATAGATGCTTGGGTGGAAGTCGATCAACGAACGATTTAAACTGCCACCTTTCAAGGCGCCTTCTCAGGCAAGGTAAAGGAGAGAGCAGATGGAAAAAACACAGCAGCAGATACTCCGTCATCACGGCGGAGATGGTGAACATGCCAGAGAAATGATCACCCAAAGTTACGAGCGGCGGCATGATTGCGAATTCTGGGAATTCTGGAATCAACAGATGGCTGGCGCAATCCAGCCGGATGATGTTCTGCTCGATCTGGGTGCCGGTATCGGTCAGTTCGTCAATGATCTGGCGTTGCGCTATCCGCAGAACCGCGCCATCGGTATCGAAGCGGCCGAATATATGCTGGTCGCAGGGTTGAAACTGCCGGAAAACGGTCGCCTGTTGCGCGGCGATCTGTTAGCGCCGCAAAACTGGGTCGACCAGGGACGCGCCGCGGCGGTCATGGCGAATATGCTTCTGCATGAATTGCCGCAGCCGGTGACACTGATCAAAGCGGTCTATCATTGGCTGAAGCCGGGAGGACGCTGGTGCATTATCGATTTGGTTCGCCAGCCGCTGCAGGAGTATCTGGATTATAAGTTCCCCGATAAACGTCTGTGGGACGATGCGGTCGAGAAGGAAGAGATCGAAGATGTCTTCGAACATTTTCTGGAACACAACCGTTATCATGCCGAAGACTTGATCTATATGCTCGAACAGGCCGGTTTTGAATTGGTCGAACAGACGCCTATGGGGCGAATGACCCGGCTGGTTGTCGAAAAACCGCTTCACTCTTAACTCCTGTCTTAAGCGATTTCGGCGCGCCAAGGTTTTACTTTTTACCTTTGAATCAACGCTTTTTCGATCTCTCTTAAGCGAGATCAAAAAAGCGTTTTTCTTACCGAAAAAACACTTTCTTCTTTGCGCGAAGTGCGTAACCTGTAAGCTTCTTTAACAGATTTCTGCAGCGCGTGAGCCAGGAGTGTTTTTATGGCCGATGTTACCCCTAAATTTCAATTTATACGTTTTTTCGATGAACTGCGTATCGAGGATATTCCTTTAGTCGGAGGGAAGAACGCTTCTCTTGGCGAGATGTATCAGGAGCTGGTTCCGAAAGGGGTGCCGGTGCCGAACGGTTTTGCGATTACCGCCGAAGCTTACCGTTATGTCATCGAACACAATGATCTGTGGCCGAAACTGCATGAATATCTGGATGCTTTGAACCCGGAGGATCCACGTGATCTGCAGATGCGCGGAGCTCTGGTGCGGGATGCAATTTACGGTGCGCAGATTCCGGACGATCTGTTTCATGAAATGGTCGAAGCCTATAATGCTCTGGTTGATGAGTACGGTTCAGAAGTTTCGTTTGCCGTGCGCAGTTCGGCGACCGCCGAAGATCTGCCGACCGCCAGTTTTGCCGGTCAGCAGGATACCTATCTGAATATCAGCGGACTTTCCTCTTTTATCGATGCCTGTAAGCGCTGTTTCGCCAGCCTGTTTACCGATCGCGCGATTCACTACCGGATCGATCAGGGCTTCGATCACTTCGAAGTGGCGCTGTCGATCGGGGTACAGCTGATGGTGCGTTCGGATCTGGCTTCGTCCGGGGTCATGTTTACAATCGACACCGAGACCGGTTTTAAGGATGTAATGCTGATCACCGGTGCTTACGGTCTTGGCGAAAACGTCGTTCAGGGGGTTGTCGATCCGGACGAGTTTTATGTGCATAAGCCGACTTTCGATCAGGGATACCGCAAGGTTCTGAAACGCCATCTCGGCGCGAAGAAGATCAAAATGGTCTATTCCTCCGATTCCAATCAGCGCAATCCAGTGCGCAATGTTCCGACCAGCAATTTCGAGCGTCAGAAATTCTGTATCAGCGATAAGGAAGTTCTGCAGTTGGCCGGTTATGCGGGCATTATCGAGAAACACTACAGTGCCAAGGCCGGTAAGTTGCGTCCGATGGATATCGAGTGGGCCAAAGACGGTCAGACCGGTGAGCTGTTTATCGTTCAGGCGCGCCCGGAAACCGTCGCTTCGCAGAAACGTCAGCAGGTGCTGGAGCAATACAAAATCTGTGATGAGGCCGATTTGATGGCACCGATTGTCACCGGCCGTTCGGTCGGAGCCAAAATCGCATTCGGTCGCGCTCGCGTGATTGAATCAATCGAACACCTGAATGAATTTCAGCCCGGCGAAGTGCTGGTCTCCGATATCACTACGCCGGACTGGGAGCCGGTGATGAAAATCGCCTCGGCTCTGGTTACCAATCGCGGCGGGCGCACCTGCCATGCGGCGATTATCGCCCGTGAGCTGGGAATACCGGCGGTGGTTGGTACGGAATCGGGTACCGAGAAGATCAAAACCGGTGAAATGGTCACCATCTCCTGTGCGCAGGGCGATCTCGGACGAGTCTATGGCGGGCAGTTGCGCTATGAAGTTGAAGAGACGGATCTGAGCAGTCTGGAAGAGCCCGAGACGGAAGTGATGTTGAATGTCGGTAATCCGGAGATCGCCTTTCAGGTGAACACGATTCCAAACGCCGGGGTCGGTTTGGCGCGTATGGAGTTCATTATCAATAACGAGATTAAAGTGCATCCATTGGCAC
The genomic region above belongs to Thiomicrorhabdus xiamenensis and contains:
- a CDS encoding class I SAM-dependent methyltransferase, producing MEKTQQQILRHHGGDGEHAREMITQSYERRHDCEFWEFWNQQMAGAIQPDDVLLDLGAGIGQFVNDLALRYPQNRAIGIEAAEYMLVAGLKLPENGRLLRGDLLAPQNWVDQGRAAAVMANMLLHELPQPVTLIKAVYHWLKPGGRWCIIDLVRQPLQEYLDYKFPDKRLWDDAVEKEEIEDVFEHFLEHNRYHAEDLIYMLEQAGFELVEQTPMGRMTRLVVEKPLHS
- the ppsA gene encoding phosphoenolpyruvate synthase, coding for MADVTPKFQFIRFFDELRIEDIPLVGGKNASLGEMYQELVPKGVPVPNGFAITAEAYRYVIEHNDLWPKLHEYLDALNPEDPRDLQMRGALVRDAIYGAQIPDDLFHEMVEAYNALVDEYGSEVSFAVRSSATAEDLPTASFAGQQDTYLNISGLSSFIDACKRCFASLFTDRAIHYRIDQGFDHFEVALSIGVQLMVRSDLASSGVMFTIDTETGFKDVMLITGAYGLGENVVQGVVDPDEFYVHKPTFDQGYRKVLKRHLGAKKIKMVYSSDSNQRNPVRNVPTSNFERQKFCISDKEVLQLAGYAGIIEKHYSAKAGKLRPMDIEWAKDGQTGELFIVQARPETVASQKRQQVLEQYKICDEADLMAPIVTGRSVGAKIAFGRARVIESIEHLNEFQPGEVLVSDITTPDWEPVMKIASALVTNRGGRTCHAAIIARELGIPAVVGTESGTEKIKTGEMVTISCAQGDLGRVYGGQLRYEVEETDLSSLEEPETEVMLNVGNPEIAFQVNTIPNAGVGLARMEFIINNEIKVHPLALLQPDKVTSSKVAGKIDKLTEGYANGSEYFVRKLSEGIGTLAAGFYPKPVVLRLSDFKSNEYANLIGGKFFEEREENPMIGFRGASRYNDEEFAPAFALECQAIKQVREQMGMDNVIVMVPFCRRVEEAKAVIDNLSANGLVRGQNGLKVYMMCEIPNNVLMIDEFSEYFDGFSIGTNDLTQLVLGVDRDSGKVAYDYDERDPGVKKMVRWAVEGAKRNGKHISLCGQAPSDFPDFAEFLVELGIDAMSLNPDSVLKTLPLILKAESKGGGAKARKLSPSEMVIP